From a region of the Alnus glutinosa chromosome 1, dhAlnGlut1.1, whole genome shotgun sequence genome:
- the LOC133876652 gene encoding putative 1-phosphatidylinositol-3-phosphate 5-kinase FAB1C, translating to MGITESSPLDLIQKVRSWISWVASEQRCLSRNFNMSDKGCKMCCECKASLAEISHRYHCQSCGGWLCGKCIRGYEIVVEESDSVKSKAEGGGGTIKSCKSCSNGARREGGRKCSEKVHPSASPQESPRESPEPPSPYFSEGISCSMNSESIHSDHLAHYLETREYGYSPHAMTSRSMTSFSDHPSPVSVRHSPCRSDEDEAEDSGKQFFSPSSEYCRDNSDIESSSLSAGRDFYSFRSVGSSPSDSPSRINFTSRRVGHSVQQGQEGSPISQNDGPFNQEAMAVLRKPDLGSEDPDNNDDCSDDLSIFRSQYEKSQRPLDFENNGHIWFPPPPDDENDEAESNFFAYDDEDDDIGDSGAMFSSSSSLPSMFPAKEKQNEGNKEPLRAVVQGHFRALVSQLLQGEGIKVGKENGAEDWLDIVTSIAWQAANFVKPDTSRGGSMDPVAYVKVKCIASGSPSESTLIKGVVCTKNIKHKRMTSQYKSPRLLLLGGALEYQKVPNQLASFDTLLQQENYHLKVIISKIEALRPNVLLVEKSVSSYAQDQLLAKEISLVLNVKRSLLERIARCTGAHITPSVDNISTARLGHCELFRLERVSEEHESTNQFNKKPSKTLMFFEGCPRRLGCTVLLKGICRQELKKVKHVVLYAVFAAYHLSLETSFLADEGASLPKMTLKHSISVPERTTGDLVISAISNSLASTCCQAVADGSVQDEEVVGFNLELEGLKLLSRHLDTVHPLSTGSMNCRVGNAPANACYDDLASSVGLESCFSDLCMDLKGPTPLPSIIRNLSQPEPQESVAQEEGQTGEMNELRKSERVDDKEISSEYFSATETHQSILVSFSSHCVLKGTVCERSRLLRIKFYGCFDKPLGRYLRDDLFDQTSFCRSCKEPAEAHVVCYTHQQGNLTINVRCLPSLKLPGEQDGKIWMWHRCLRCAHVDGVPPATRRVVMSDAAWGLSFGKFLELSFSNHATANRVAPCGHSLQRDCLRYYGFGSMVAFFRYSPIDILSVHLPPSVLDFSGNLQHEFTRKEAVELVRKMETLYAEISDVLDSLEEKCKSFRHEWSDTNELQDHIMGLKDLLKKERNDYNGLLQLAIMGTSQPGRMAVDILELNRLRRSLLVGSHVWDRQLYSLDSLLKKSSIAKTSQGNASYAQLKELKSDSSYKDGNLDFVHEENNSKSSKLQEPPGNDLQSENDMPNLPPDEPYIAEDSILTASHCNREEEIHSDGEVTENKTLSKSLSSHVSNLSERIDSAWTGTNQLVMNAQSLHTSHADGLQAGCDRQVSQNGSPFRRLMTPMRVNSFDSVLRFQERIRKGLPPSSLHLSTLRSFHASGAYRNMVRDPVSNMTRTYSHILPQEIQNLNLIPGSTTSFLSSASHIAEGARLLLPQTGYSDIVIAVYDNEPTSIISYALSSKEYVDWVTNKLNEHEGSWSPHESNKEDSAASTISAWQSFGSVEFDYIHHGSYGSEDASSSVGTLFKDPKRSPHLTISFGDESSTGGSKLKFSVTCYFAKQFDSLRKKCCPSEVDFVRSLSRCRSWSAQGGKSNVYFAKSLDERFIIKQVTKIELDSFEDFAPEYFKYLTDSLSSGSPTCLAKILGIYQVSVKHLKGGKETKMDLMVMENLFFRRSISRVYDLKGSSRSRYNPDTTGTNKVLLDMNLLETLRTKPIFLGSRAKRSLERAVWNDTSFLASVDVMDYSLLVGVDDERKELVLGIIDFMRQYTWDKHLETWVKASGILGGPKNASPTIISPKQYKKRFRKAMNTYFLTVPDQWSS from the exons ATGGGAATAACTGAGAGTTCACCATTAGATCTCATACAGAAAGTTAGGTCTTGGATTTCTTGGGTAGCAAGTGAACAGCGGTGTTTGTCCAGGAACTTTAACATGTCTGATAAGGGTTGCAAGATGTGTTGTGAGTGCAAAGCAAGTCTTGCTGAGATTTCTCATAGATACCACTGCCAAAGCTGTGGCGGGTGGTTGTGTGGTAAATGTATTCGGGGCTATGAAATTGTGGTTGAGGAATCGGATAGTGTGAAGAGCAAGGCTGAGGGTGGTGGGGGGACTATCAAGTCCTGCAAGTCTTGTTCTAATGGTGCGAGGCGTGAAGGTGGGAGGAAGTGTAGTGAGAAAGTACATCCTTCTGCCTCTCCCCAAGAGAGCCCCCGAGAAAGCCCCGAACCACCATCCCCTTATTTTAGTGAAGGAATCAGTTGTTCCATGAATAGCGAATCGATTCACAGTGATCACCTCGCCCACTATCTTGAAACCAGGGAGTATGGGTATTCTCCCCATGCAATGACCAGCAGGAGCATGACCTCTTTTAGTGATCACCCATCTCCTGTATCCGTTCGTCACTCTCCCTGCAG GAGCGATGAAGATGAGGCAGAGGATTCTGGGAAGCAATTTTTCAGCCCATCAAGTGAGTACTGTCGTGACAACTCAGATATAGAGTCAAGTAGTCTTAGTGCTGGACGTGATTTTTACAGTTTTAGGTCGGTGGGATCAAGTCCTTCAGACAGCCCCTCTAGGATTAATTTTACTTCTAGAAGAGTTGGGCATTCTGTACAGCAGGGGCAAGAGGGAAGCCCTATTTCTCAGAATGATGGTCCCTTTAATCAAGAAGCCATGGCTGTTTTGAGAAAGCCTGATTTAGGGTCTGAGGATCCAGATAACAATGATGATTGCTCGGATGACTTGTCAATTTTTCGAAGCCAGTATGAGAAGTCTCAAAGGCCATTGGATTTTGAAAACAATGGTCACATCTGGTTTCCGCCACCGCCTGATGATGAAAATGATGAGGCGGAGAGTAATTTCTTTGCATACGACGATGAAGATGATGATATTGGGGATTCAGGTGCAATGTTCtcatctagtagcagccttccTAGTATGTTTCCAGCAAAGGAAAAGCAGAACGAGGGTAATAAGGAACCTCTTAGGGCTGTAGTACAGGGGCATTTTAGGGCTCTGGTGTCACAGCTCTTACAGGGGGAAGGTATTAAAGTGGGCAAAGAGAATGGTGCTGAGGACTGGCTTGACATTGTTACATCAATAGCATGGCAAGCAGCAAACTTTGTTAAACCAGATACTAGCAGAGGAGGCAGCATGGATCCTGTTGCTTATGTAAAGGTTAAATGTATAGCATCAGGAAGCCCAAGTGAGAG CACCCTCATAAAGGGAGTCGTTTGTACCAAAAATATAAAGCATAAGCGCATGACCTCACAATACAAAAGTCCTAGGTTACTCCTTTTAGGAGGAGCACTCGAATATCAGAAAGTTCCTAACCAGTTAGCATCATTTGATACATTACTACAGCAG GAAAATTATCATCTCAAGGTGATTATTTCAAAGATTGAGGCTCTGCGACCAAATGTTCTGTTGGTAGAAAAAAGTGTATCTTCATATGCCCAGGATCAGCTGCTAGCGAAGGAAATCTCATTAGTGCTGAATGTAAAGAGGTCATTACTGGAGCGTATAGCCCGCTGCACTGGTGCTCATATTACTCCCTCAGTAGATAATATTTCTACGGCACGGTTGGGACATTGTGAACTGTTCCGTTTGGAGAGAGTTTCTGAAGAACACGAGTCTACAAATCAGTTCAACAAAAAACCTTCTAAAACCTTGATGTTTTTTGAAGGTTGTCCAAGGCGTTTAGGTTGCACG GTCTTGCTGAAGGGCATATGTCGTCAAGAACTAAAGAAAGTTAAACACGTTGTTCTATATGCAGTGTTTGCAGCCTATCATTTATCTCTTGAGACATCCTTTCTTGCTGATGAGGGTGCTAGTCTGCCTAAGATGACTCTGAAACACTCTATTTCTGTGCCAGAGAGAACAACGGGTGATCTTGTTATTTCTGCAATCTCCAATTCTCTTGCTTCAACCTGTTGCCAAGCAGTGGCTGATGGCTCTGTCCAAGATGAAGAAGTTGTGGGTTTCAACCTGGAACTTGAAGGATTGAAATTATTGTCTAGGCATCTTGATACTGTTCATCCTTTGTCAACTGGTTCCATGAACTGTAGGGTTGGAAATGCACCAGCTAATGCATGCTATGATGATTTAGCTTCTAGTGTGGGTTTGGAGTCCTGCTTTTCAGATCTGTGCATGGATTTAAAAGGGCCCACTCCACTTCCTTCTATTATCAGAAATCTTTCCCAACCAGAACCACAGGAATCTGTGGCCCAAGAGGAGGGGCAAACTGGAGAGATGAATGAATTGAGAAAATCTGAAAGGGTGGATGACAAAGAAATCTCCAGTGAATACTTTTCAGCCACGGAAACTCATCAAAGCATATTGGTGTCATTTTCAAGCCATTGTGTACTGAAAGGAACTGTATGTGAACGCTCTCGGCTACTGCGCATAAAGTTCTATGGCTGTTTTGATAAGCCTCTGGGGAGATATCTTCGTGATGATCTGTTTGATCAG ACATCTTTCTGTCGATCATGTAAAGAGCCAGCTGAGGCCCATGTCGTATGTTACACCCATCAGCAGGGAAATCTTACAATCAATGTGAGATGCCTTCCCTCTTTAAAGCTACCTGGGGAGCAGGATGGGAAGATATGGATGTGGCACCGATGTCTAAGGTGTGCCCATGTAGATGGAGTTCCACCAGCGACTCGTAGAGTGGTTATGTCGGATGCTGCCTGGGGACTTTCTTTTGGAAAGTTCTTGGAACTTAGCTTCTCAAACCATGCAACTGCTAATCGTGTTGCCCCTTGTGGTCATTCATTGCAAAGGGACTGTCTTCGTTACTATGG GTTTGGGAGCATGGTTGCATTTTTCCGCTATTCCCCTATTGATATTCTTTCTGTTCATTTGCCGCCATCAGTGCTAGACTTCAGTGGCAATTTGCAACATGAGTTTACGAGAAAAGAGGCAGTGGAG CTTGTTAGAAAAATGGAAACCTTGTATGCGGAGATATCTGATGTACTTGATAGCCTGGAAGAAAAATGTAAATCTTTTAGACATGAATGGTCAGACACAAATGAGTTACAGGACCACATCATGGGGCTGAAAGACCTGcttaaaaaggaaagaaatgattaCAAC GGTTTGCTACAACTGGCCATTATGGGGACTTCACAACCAGGCCGGATGGCTGTTGACATTCTGGAATTAAATCGCTTGAGACGCTCTCTTTTAGTTGGTTCACATGTTTGGGATCGGCAGCTTTATTCATTGGACTCGCTTCTTAAAAAGAGTTCTATTGCAAAGACTTCACAAGGGAATGCATCTTATGCCCAGCTGAAAGAGCTGAAAAGTGATTCATCTTATAAGGATGGCAATCTTGACTTCGTGCATGAAGAGAATAACTCCAAATCATCAAAATTACAGGAACCTCCTGGAAATGATTTGCAGTCAGAGAATGATATGCCTAATTTACCACCCGATGAACCTTATATTGCTGAAGACTCCATATTAACCGCTAGTCATTGTAACAGAGAGGAGGAAATACATTCAGATGGGGAAGTTACTGAAAATAAGACACTATCTAAAAGCTTGTCTTCCCATGTTTCTAATCTGTCTGAGAGAATAGATTCTGCTTGGACAGGTACTAATCAACTAGTAATGAATGCTCAATCTCTTCATACATCACATGCAGATGGACTCCAAGCTGGATGTGACAGGCAGGTTAGTCAAAATGGCAGTCCTTTTAGAAGGCTTATGACGCCGATGAGAGTTAATTCCTTTGATTCGGTGTTAAGATTCCAAGAGAGAATTCGGAAAGGGTTGCCTCCCTCTTCATTGCATTTGTCGACACTTAGATCTTTCCATGCTTCTGGAGCTTACAGGAATATGGTGAGAGATCCTGTTTCCAATATGACGAGGACTTACTCCCACATACTGCCACAGGAgatacaaaatttaaatttaatacctGGTTCCACGACCTCGTTTCTCTCCTCCGCATCTCATATAGCTGAAGGGGCTCGGTTGCTCCTTCCCCAAACTGGCTACAGCGATATAGTTATTGCGGTTTATGACAATGAACCTACTAGCATAATTTCATATGCCCTTAGTTCCAAGGAGTACGTTGACTGGGTGACTAATAAGTTGAATGAGCATGAAGGAAGCTGGAGTCCCCATGAGAGCAATAAAGAAGATTCTGCTGCTTCCACCATTTCTGCCTGGCAGTCTTTTGGCTCGGTGGAGTTTGATTATATCCACCATGGTAGTTATGGATCTGAAGATGCTTCGTCATCTGTGGGTACCCTTTTTAAGGATCCCAAAAGATCTCCACATTTAACAATTTCTTTTGGGGATGAGTCATCGACTGGTGGAAGCAAATTAAAGTTTTCAGTCACTTGTTACTTTGCCAAGCAGTTTGACTCTCTTAGAAAAAAATGCTGCCCTAGTGAAGTGGATTTTGTGCGATCCTTGAGCCGCTGCCGGAGTTGGAGTGCACAAGGGGGAAAAAGCAATGTATATTTTGCCAAGTCATTGGATGAAAGGTTCATCATCAAACAAGTTACAAAGATAGAGTTGGATTCCTTTGAGGATTTTGCGCcagaatattttaaatatttgacAGATTCTCTTAGCTCAGGAAGTCCAACTTGTCTTGCCAAAATTCTTGGTATTTATCAG GTCTCTGTTAAACACCTTAAAGGTGGCAAGGAAACAAAAATGGATTTGATGGTGATGGAGAACCTTTTTTTCAGGAGAAGTATCTCAAGGGTCTATGATCTTAAGGGCTCTTCAAGATCCCGTTATAATCCAGATACGACAGGGACAAACAAAGTACTGCTGGATATGAATTTGTTGGAAACATTGCGTACGAAACCCATATTTCTTGGAAGTAGGGCAAAGAGAAGCCTAGAAAGAGCTGTCTGGAATGACACATCCTTTTTggcg TCTGTGGATGTTATGGACTACTCGCTGCTGGTTGGGGTGGATGATGAGCGCAAAGAGCTGGTTTTAGGGATCATTGATTTCATGAGGCAGTATACCTGGGATAAGCATTTGGAGACATGGGTGAAGGCATCTGGGATACTTGGTGGTCCAAAAAATGCTTCCCCAACAATTATTTCTCCCAAGCAATACAAGAAAAGATTCCGGAAGGCAATGAATACCTATTTTCTCACAGTACCTGATCAATGGTCTTCATGA